A single region of the Actinoplanes sp. SE50/110 genome encodes:
- a CDS encoding PIN domain-containing protein, producing the protein MTGGRDAKLVLDTSAIAAWVRGSVAVGETLAEVNDEDGAVVIPLSCLVEAGYHTAVLGRERLELLLAHPATSLITDDAEDWDALVALRALTGRADCASAAMLALDLGVDVMTSDPSWYKGVADGRIVLHVED; encoded by the coding sequence GTGACCGGCGGGCGGGACGCGAAACTGGTTCTCGACACGTCGGCGATCGCGGCGTGGGTGCGCGGGTCGGTGGCGGTCGGTGAGACGCTGGCCGAGGTGAACGACGAGGATGGCGCGGTCGTCATTCCGCTGTCCTGCCTGGTGGAGGCGGGATACCACACGGCGGTGCTGGGGCGGGAGCGGTTGGAGCTGCTGCTGGCACATCCGGCGACGTCCCTGATCACCGACGACGCCGAGGACTGGGATGCGTTGGTGGCGCTGCGGGCGCTGACCGGGCGGGCCGACTGCGCTTCGGCGGCGATGCTCGCCCTGGACCTGGGCGTCGACGTGATGACCAGCGACCCGAGCTGGTACAAGGGCGTGGCCGACGGGCGGATCGTGCTGCACGTCGAGGATTGA
- a CDS encoding serine/threonine-protein kinase, whose product MESGDLIAGRYRLERRLGQGGSAVVWRAVDELLGRGVALKVLAPALAADPDLRRQVAAEARAAARLRHVNVVGIHDCGELEDAGGRLPYVVMELVDGQSLDDMLRRGRLTWRQAVLIGAQVAAALAAAHADGIVHRDVKPANVMVTGAGVKLVDFGISAAVGALDGQDGRLMGTPAYLAPERVKGGPVRPATDVYALGLLLYLALAGQMPWEASTVTQMVKANVYAVPAPLPAVPGLPPVVARLVTRCLAKRPADRPSSAEAAHVLGEIAGLPSPALLRGAVAPTAELPVRPGRGRRGVLVAAAAGLLAAGGLWWAQDAGPVGVAPAAASTPSSATPSSVTTTGPSSRPQTVAVVRQQRVAPPVAKPAAPITVVAPAKGKPAKTKKAHKPKKK is encoded by the coding sequence GTGGAGAGCGGAGATCTGATCGCGGGCCGGTATCGGCTGGAGCGACGGCTGGGGCAGGGTGGGTCGGCGGTGGTGTGGCGGGCCGTCGACGAGTTGCTCGGACGGGGAGTCGCGCTGAAGGTGCTGGCGCCGGCGTTGGCCGCTGATCCCGATCTGCGGCGGCAGGTGGCGGCTGAGGCTCGGGCCGCCGCTCGGCTGCGGCACGTGAATGTGGTGGGGATCCATGACTGCGGCGAACTCGAGGATGCCGGTGGGCGGCTGCCGTACGTCGTGATGGAACTCGTCGACGGGCAGTCCCTGGACGACATGCTCCGACGCGGGCGGCTCACCTGGCGGCAGGCGGTCCTGATCGGCGCCCAGGTGGCCGCGGCGCTGGCGGCCGCGCACGCCGACGGCATCGTGCACCGGGATGTGAAACCGGCGAACGTGATGGTCACCGGGGCCGGGGTCAAGCTGGTCGACTTCGGTATCTCGGCCGCGGTGGGTGCGCTCGACGGGCAGGACGGGCGGCTGATGGGCACCCCGGCCTACTTGGCGCCGGAGCGCGTCAAGGGTGGGCCGGTGCGTCCGGCGACCGATGTCTACGCGCTCGGGCTGCTGCTCTACCTGGCCCTCGCCGGACAGATGCCGTGGGAGGCGTCGACGGTCACCCAGATGGTCAAGGCGAACGTGTACGCCGTCCCGGCACCGCTGCCGGCCGTGCCCGGCCTGCCTCCGGTCGTCGCCCGGCTGGTGACCCGATGCCTGGCGAAACGTCCCGCCGACCGGCCGTCTTCCGCCGAGGCCGCGCACGTACTCGGGGAGATCGCCGGACTGCCGTCGCCGGCCCTGCTGCGGGGCGCGGTCGCCCCGACGGCCGAGCTGCCGGTGCGGCCGGGACGCGGCAGGCGGGGTGTGCTGGTCGCCGCGGCGGCCGGGCTGCTCGCGGCCGGCGGCCTGTGGTGGGCGCAGGATGCCGGGCCGGTCGGGGTCGCGCCGGCCGCGGCCAGCACCCCGTCGTCGGCCACACCGAGCAGCGTGACGACCACCGGCCCGTCATCTCGTCCGCAGACGGTCGCCGTGGTGCGGCAGCAGCGGGTCGCGCCACCGGTCGCCAAGCCGGCCGCGCCGATCACCGTGGTGGCACCGGCGAAGGGCAAGCCGGCCAAGACGAAGAAGGCGCACAAGCCGAAGAAGAAGTGA
- a CDS encoding NAD-dependent succinate-semialdehyde dehydrogenase — MSIVVVDPASLRAVAEVPDQGVEDARAAVDAAYAAFPAWARTAPRHRSEILRRAYELMLRDRERLAALIAEENGKSLSDAAGEVTYAAEFFRWFAEEAVRPGGEYGEAPAGGARTLVTHRPVGVAALVTPWNFPAAMITRKVGPALAAGCTAVIKPAAETPLTALALAGLLTEAGVPDGVVTVVTTSDASGVVGAWLNDQRVRKISFTGSTAVGRVLLRHAADRVVNSSMELGGNAPFIVTEDADLDAAVAGAMIAKFRNGGQACTAANRFYVHAAVAGEFVARFGAAVEKLTVGAAADGADIGPLISAQALRRVTRTVAAAVESGARIAHRAATPSLPGHFYPPTILVDVAPDAEILHDEIFGPVAPIVTWTDEARMVAQVNAAEYGLAAYVFSGDLARAIRIGESIEAGMVGINRGLVSDPSAPFGGVKQSGLGREGAREGLREFQETHYLSVAWPA; from the coding sequence ATGAGCATTGTCGTGGTGGACCCCGCCTCGTTGCGGGCGGTTGCCGAGGTCCCGGACCAGGGCGTCGAGGACGCCCGGGCGGCGGTCGACGCGGCATACGCGGCGTTCCCCGCGTGGGCGCGGACCGCCCCGCGGCACCGGTCGGAGATCCTGCGCCGGGCGTACGAGCTGATGCTGCGCGACCGGGAGCGGCTGGCCGCGCTGATCGCCGAGGAGAACGGTAAGTCACTGAGCGACGCGGCCGGCGAGGTGACGTACGCGGCGGAGTTCTTCCGCTGGTTCGCCGAGGAGGCCGTCCGGCCCGGCGGCGAATACGGCGAAGCCCCGGCCGGTGGTGCCCGCACCCTGGTCACGCACCGGCCCGTCGGGGTCGCCGCGCTGGTCACGCCGTGGAACTTCCCGGCCGCGATGATCACCCGCAAGGTGGGGCCGGCGTTGGCCGCCGGATGCACCGCGGTGATCAAGCCGGCCGCGGAGACGCCGCTGACCGCGCTGGCCCTGGCCGGGCTGCTCACCGAGGCGGGCGTGCCGGACGGGGTCGTCACCGTGGTCACCACCTCGGACGCGTCCGGGGTGGTCGGGGCGTGGCTCAACGACCAGCGGGTCCGCAAGATCAGCTTCACCGGGTCGACCGCCGTCGGCCGGGTGCTGCTGCGGCACGCCGCCGACCGGGTGGTCAACTCCTCGATGGAGCTGGGCGGGAACGCGCCGTTCATCGTCACCGAGGACGCCGACCTCGACGCGGCGGTGGCCGGGGCGATGATCGCGAAATTCCGCAACGGCGGGCAGGCGTGCACGGCGGCGAACCGGTTCTATGTGCACGCGGCGGTCGCCGGTGAGTTCGTGGCCCGGTTCGGTGCGGCCGTCGAGAAGCTCACCGTGGGCGCGGCGGCGGACGGCGCCGACATCGGGCCGCTGATCAGCGCGCAGGCGCTGCGGCGGGTGACCCGGACGGTGGCGGCCGCGGTGGAGAGCGGGGCGCGGATCGCGCACCGGGCGGCGACACCGTCGCTGCCCGGCCACTTCTATCCGCCGACGATCCTGGTCGACGTGGCGCCCGACGCCGAGATCCTGCACGACGAGATCTTCGGGCCGGTCGCGCCGATCGTCACCTGGACCGACGAGGCACGCATGGTGGCGCAGGTCAACGCCGCAGAGTACGGCCTCGCGGCGTACGTGTTCTCCGGCGACCTGGCCCGGGCCATCCGGATCGGGGAATCGATCGAGGCCGGAATGGTCGGCATCAACCGGGGCCTCGTCTCCGACCCGTCGGCGCCGTTCGGCGGGGTGAAGCAGAGCGGGCTGGGCCGGGAGGGCGCCCGCGAAGGTCTGCGGGAATTCCAGGAGACGCACTACCTGAGCGTCGCCTGGCCGGCCTGA
- the gabT gene encoding 4-aminobutyrate--2-oxoglutarate transaminase yields MSLEQKRRLVTALPGPRSQELMERKLAAVAGGVGTTMPVFAARAGGGIVVDVDGNHLIDLGSGIAVTTVGAGAPRVVAAVTEQVAAFTHTCFMVTPYDGYVAVAEALNRVTPGDHEKRSVLFNSGAEAVENAVKIARAHTGRDAVVVFDHAYHGRTNLTMAMTAKSMPYKHGFGPFAPEVYRAPGSYPYRDAGVDGRAAAARAIDQIEKQIGADNLAALVIEPIQGEGGFIEPAAGFLPALAAWCRANGVVFVADEVQTGFARTGDMFACDREGVVPDLIVTAKGIAGGLPLSAVTGRAEIMDAPHAGGLGGTYGGNPIACAAALAAIETIEQDGLLARAREIETRVTGRLHDIRDKDDRLGDIRGRGAMIAVELVRAGGREADPRLARDVARYAHQRGVIVLTCGTYGNVLRFLPPLSITNELLDDAFDVLAAAFQEIR; encoded by the coding sequence GTGAGCCTCGAACAGAAGCGCCGGCTGGTCACCGCACTGCCCGGCCCCCGGTCCCAGGAACTGATGGAACGCAAGCTGGCCGCGGTCGCCGGCGGTGTCGGCACCACGATGCCGGTGTTCGCGGCGCGGGCCGGCGGCGGCATCGTGGTCGACGTCGACGGCAACCACCTGATCGACCTCGGCTCCGGCATCGCGGTCACCACCGTGGGCGCCGGCGCGCCGCGGGTGGTCGCCGCCGTCACCGAGCAGGTGGCGGCGTTCACGCACACCTGTTTCATGGTTACGCCGTACGACGGTTACGTGGCCGTCGCCGAGGCCCTGAACCGCGTCACCCCCGGTGACCACGAGAAGCGCAGCGTGCTGTTCAACTCCGGCGCGGAAGCCGTGGAGAACGCCGTGAAGATCGCCCGGGCGCACACCGGCAGGGACGCGGTGGTCGTCTTCGATCACGCATACCACGGCCGGACGAACCTGACCATGGCGATGACCGCGAAGAGCATGCCCTACAAGCACGGGTTCGGGCCGTTCGCGCCCGAGGTGTACCGGGCGCCCGGGTCGTATCCGTACCGGGACGCCGGCGTCGACGGCCGGGCCGCCGCGGCGCGGGCCATCGACCAGATCGAGAAGCAGATCGGCGCGGACAACCTGGCCGCGCTGGTGATCGAGCCGATCCAGGGCGAGGGCGGGTTCATCGAGCCGGCCGCCGGATTCCTGCCGGCGCTCGCCGCCTGGTGCCGGGCCAACGGCGTGGTGTTCGTGGCCGACGAGGTGCAGACCGGGTTCGCCCGCACCGGCGACATGTTCGCCTGCGACCGCGAGGGCGTGGTACCCGACCTGATCGTCACCGCGAAGGGCATCGCCGGCGGGCTGCCGCTGTCCGCGGTGACCGGGCGCGCCGAGATCATGGACGCGCCGCACGCCGGCGGGCTGGGCGGCACCTACGGCGGCAACCCGATCGCCTGCGCCGCGGCCCTCGCCGCGATCGAGACCATCGAGCAGGACGGGCTGCTCGCCCGGGCCCGCGAGATCGAGACCCGGGTGACCGGGCGGCTGCATGACATCCGGGACAAGGACGACCGGCTCGGTGACATCCGCGGACGCGGCGCGATGATCGCGGTCGAGCTGGTCCGGGCCGGGGGCCGCGAAGCCGACCCGCGGCTGGCCCGGGACGTCGCCCGGTACGCCCATCAGCGCGGCGTGATCGTCCTGACCTGCGGAACGTACGGCAATGTTCTCCGATTCCTGCCGCCGTTGTCGATCACCAATGAGCTGCTCGATGACGCGTTCGACGTGCTGGCCGCCGCATTCCAGGAGATTCGATGA
- a CDS encoding LysR family transcriptional regulator → MELRLLRYFVATAEAGTVSAAAVRLHLTQPALSRQLRLLERALGVALFDRTGRRLDLSTTGRALLPLARDVLTRVDALRVAAAVAASGRLERLTIGAPTVTLTDVVSPFIATLAPEDPNADVLDADGLSPVETLRLGADLAIGTVRAADPFRSLPLAVLPVWAYVTTDHPWSGRPAVTLTELLTATLIVQPPAFTARQSLESAVAAAGATYTSSIETANGTVAQALAAAGRGVAVASDDPRFGLVPLPVDVGGRRLSIRLAAVWDSRHAAAPTLESFAARLGAFIRARYSAPAD, encoded by the coding sequence GTGGAGCTGCGGCTGCTGCGCTACTTCGTCGCGACCGCCGAAGCCGGCACGGTCAGCGCCGCCGCCGTCCGGCTGCACCTGACCCAGCCCGCCCTGTCCCGGCAGCTGCGGCTGCTGGAACGCGCCCTCGGGGTGGCGCTCTTCGACCGCACCGGCCGCCGGCTCGACCTGTCCACCACCGGCCGCGCCCTGCTCCCGCTGGCGCGCGACGTGCTCACCCGGGTCGACGCGCTGCGGGTCGCGGCCGCGGTCGCCGCCTCCGGCCGCCTGGAACGCCTCACCATCGGCGCACCCACCGTCACGCTCACCGACGTCGTCTCGCCGTTCATCGCCACGCTGGCCCCCGAGGACCCCAACGCCGACGTCCTCGACGCTGACGGACTGTCACCGGTCGAGACGTTGCGGCTCGGCGCCGACCTCGCCATCGGCACGGTCCGGGCCGCTGATCCCTTCCGGTCGCTGCCGCTCGCGGTCCTGCCGGTCTGGGCGTACGTCACCACGGATCACCCGTGGTCGGGCCGGCCGGCCGTCACGCTCACCGAGTTGCTCACCGCGACGCTGATCGTGCAACCGCCCGCCTTCACCGCCCGGCAATCGCTGGAGTCGGCCGTGGCCGCGGCGGGCGCGACGTACACCAGCAGCATCGAAACCGCGAACGGCACGGTCGCCCAGGCACTGGCCGCCGCGGGGCGTGGGGTTGCCGTCGCCTCCGACGACCCGCGCTTCGGCCTGGTCCCGCTCCCGGTCGACGTCGGCGGCCGGCGCCTGAGCATCCGCCTCGCCGCCGTCTGGGACTCCCGGCACGCCGCCGCACCCACCCTGGAGTCCTTCGCCGCCCGCCTCGGCGCCTTCATCCGCGCCCGCTACTCGGCCCCGGCCGACTGA